The following coding sequences lie in one Posidoniimonas polymericola genomic window:
- a CDS encoding aminotransferase class IV, which produces MLQKYDERNADLIININGDLKHRDQAGVSPFDSVVQGGDAVWEGLRLYDGRIFRLEEHLDRLAHSAKALAFREIPTHEHITSEIRRTLEANNMRDGVHIRLTLTRGVKITSGMDPRLNQAGPTLIVLAEFKPPVYDKSGVKLATSSYRRPAPDVLDPKIHHNNLLNSILAKIHATAAGADDALMLDPRGFVAETNATHLFAVDAGRVLTPRTVACPEGITRSVVLELCDQLSIPAEVRDISVPEFLRADEVFCTGTMGELAPVLAIDGCPIGDGEPGPMCARLADAFRALTAQSGTVIVD; this is translated from the coding sequence ATGCTGCAGAAGTACGACGAGCGAAACGCCGACCTGATCATCAACATCAACGGCGACCTCAAGCACCGCGACCAGGCCGGCGTCAGCCCGTTCGACTCGGTCGTCCAAGGTGGGGACGCGGTGTGGGAGGGGCTTAGGCTGTACGACGGGCGGATCTTCCGGCTCGAGGAGCACCTCGACCGCCTGGCCCACTCCGCCAAGGCGCTCGCCTTCCGCGAGATCCCCACGCACGAGCACATCACGAGCGAGATCCGCCGCACGCTCGAAGCCAACAACATGCGCGACGGCGTGCACATCCGGCTCACGCTGACCCGCGGGGTGAAGATCACCAGCGGCATGGACCCGCGGCTCAACCAGGCGGGCCCGACCCTGATCGTGCTCGCCGAGTTCAAGCCGCCCGTGTACGACAAGTCGGGCGTCAAGCTGGCGACCTCCTCGTACCGCCGCCCGGCGCCCGACGTGCTCGACCCCAAGATCCACCACAACAACCTCCTCAACTCAATCCTCGCCAAGATCCACGCCACGGCCGCCGGGGCCGACGACGCCCTGATGCTCGACCCGCGTGGCTTCGTCGCCGAAACGAACGCCACCCACCTGTTCGCCGTCGACGCCGGCCGCGTGCTGACCCCGCGGACGGTCGCCTGCCCGGAGGGGATCACCCGCTCGGTGGTCCTCGAGCTGTGCGATCAGCTCTCCATCCCCGCCGAGGTCCGCGACATCAGCGTCCCCGAATTCCTCCGCGCCGACGAGGTGTTCTGCACCGGCACCATGGGCGAGCTGGCCCCGGTGCTGGCGATCGACGGCTGCCCCATCGGCGATGGCGAACCGGGTCCGATGTGCGCCCGCCTGGCCGACGCGTTCCGGGCCCTGACCGCGCAGTCCGGCACGGTGATCGTCGACTAG
- the flhB gene encoding flagellar biosynthesis protein FlhB produces the protein MAEQSGDKTFDATPHRRQQAREKGQVAYSQDLGSAALLVAAALIMMSLGGRVAEAAAKMLHRQLGEVGVLHANPQAMIDQSMEIGAAIGMTLLPVFGLLMLSSIASSVFQTGLLFVPNRLAPDLSRLSLLQGVKRILSLQGVMRLGFGMFKVAIVSTVSTAVVLARSEEILNAGALSIGGLAILTGDVVTQSLLWVGIALLVLALADFAFQKWKHEQDLKMTHQEVKEEMKNLQGDPQVIARRKQVQRQMALNRMGQEVPQADVVVTNPTELAVALRYDPDRMAAPIVVAKGAGVIAQRIRRLALENNVPIVERKPLAQLLYKEVKLNHPVPDNSYAAVAEVLAYVYQLKGKKAPQPRAA, from the coding sequence ATGGCCGAGCAATCCGGCGACAAGACGTTCGACGCCACCCCGCACCGGCGCCAGCAGGCGCGCGAGAAGGGGCAGGTCGCGTACAGCCAGGACCTCGGCTCGGCCGCCCTCCTGGTCGCGGCGGCGCTGATCATGATGTCGCTCGGCGGCCGCGTCGCCGAGGCCGCCGCCAAGATGCTCCACCGCCAGCTCGGCGAGGTCGGCGTGCTGCACGCCAATCCCCAGGCGATGATCGACCAGTCGATGGAGATCGGCGCCGCGATCGGCATGACCCTGCTGCCGGTGTTCGGTTTGCTGATGCTGTCGTCGATCGCGTCGAGCGTGTTCCAGACCGGCCTGCTGTTTGTCCCCAACCGGCTGGCCCCCGATCTGTCGCGGCTCAGCCTGCTGCAGGGGGTCAAGCGGATCCTCTCGCTGCAGGGCGTGATGCGGCTGGGGTTCGGCATGTTCAAGGTGGCGATCGTCTCGACCGTGAGCACCGCGGTCGTGCTGGCGCGGTCCGAGGAGATCCTCAACGCCGGCGCGCTGTCGATCGGCGGCCTCGCCATCCTAACCGGCGACGTCGTGACGCAGTCGCTGCTGTGGGTCGGCATTGCGCTGCTGGTCCTGGCGCTGGCCGACTTCGCCTTCCAGAAATGGAAGCACGAGCAGGACCTGAAGATGACGCACCAGGAGGTCAAGGAGGAGATGAAAAACCTGCAGGGCGACCCGCAGGTGATCGCCCGGCGGAAGCAGGTGCAGCGGCAGATGGCCCTCAACCGGATGGGCCAGGAGGTGCCGCAGGCGGATGTCGTGGTGACCAACCCGACCGAGCTGGCGGTCGCCCTCCGCTACGACCCCGACCGCATGGCGGCGCCAATCGTGGTGGCCAAGGGCGCCGGCGTCATCGCCCAGCGGATCCGCCGCCTGGCGCTGGAGAACAACGTGCCGATCGTCGAGCGCAAGCCGCTCGCCCAGCTGCTCTACAAAGAGGTCAAGCTCAACCACCCCGTGCCCGACAACAGCTACGCCGCCGTCGCCGAGGTGCTGGCTTATGTCTACCAGCTGAAGGGCAAGAAGGCGCCGCAGCCGCGCGCGGCGTAG